One Electrophorus electricus isolate fEleEle1 chromosome 10, fEleEle1.pri, whole genome shotgun sequence genomic region harbors:
- the c1r gene encoding complement component 1, r subcomponent, producing the protein MESLIISSFSILLLWWCVIVSEAVMYGQVQSPQYPKPYPADLHQQWDLDVPQGYKIQLTFNYLDIEPSVNCFYDYLMVLHGKKILGRFCGQNSIDPDHPGNKPIMSPDNHLQLVFVTDDSNPGPQQPIGFSAFYQAVDVDECSLPVLEDSDPPCSQICLNTLGSYLCACHHGYHLRADQHTCVLDCGGGAFTESQGTLSSPGYPSNSPLAVDCMYNISVEPGFQIILNFSSTFHIEEIYNQGPTCLYHWLLVSIPGEKPRKLCGDKSPGVLHTGSPSVQLEYHTDNAGHSRGWSLHYTTQRVECEIRRSIINGRVTPDFAQYFYRDYIHVRCDLGYKLMMDGKEIRSFKSMCQHNGRWHMPLPECKIIDCGVPRPLLNGGVIFLSGSNNEYRSVIQYHCIEPYYTFRGTNYVNFTCASDRKWRASDNDAIVPPCYPVCGRPSVDLTLRDRVFGGRPAPEGSFPWQVFLMSGGRGGAIVIADRWLMTAAHNLENAKYDKENLKVYVGNIKISELLKFPSLAISSVHVHPGYKNNHMRTNFDNDIALIKLNSSITFNANVMPVCIPPQDAELNTFGLVSGFGMTEDWNTADNLRYISLPVVDQDKCHMWIEQERATRRDVAPLTANMFCAGLPEGKKDTCSGDSGSAFVMKDGDMYWVAGIVSWGVDCGQPGKYGIYTRVTQYANWIQKTMEEH; encoded by the exons ATGGAATCACTCATAATTAGTAGCTTCTCGATACT tCTGTTATGgtggtgtgtgattgtgagtgagGCAGTGATGTATGGCCAGGTCCAGTCACCTCAGTACCCAAAGCCTTATCCAGCTGATCTCCACCAACAGTGGGACCTAGATGTTCCACAGGGGTACAAGATCCAGCTCACCTTCAACTACCTGGACATAGAGCCCTCGGTCAACTGTTTCTATGACTACCTCATG GTTCTCCATGGTAAGAAAATTCTGGGGAGGTTCTGTGGCCAGAATTCCATAGATCCAGATCACCCTGGTAACAAGCCCATCATGTCTCCTGACAACCACCTCCAGCTGGTGTTTGTGACTGATGACTCCAACCCAGGCCCTCAGCAGCCTATCGGCTTCTCTGCCTTCTACCAGGCTGTGG ATGTAGATGAGTGTTCCCTTCCTGTATTGGAGGACTCAGATCCCCCCTGCTCTCAGATATGCCTCAACACTCTGGGCTCCTACCTGTGTGCCTGTCACCATGGCTACCACCTACGGGCCGACcagcacacctgtgtgt TGGACTGTGGAGGAGGTGCTTTTACTGAGTCCCAGGGCACCTTGTCAAGCCCTGGATACCCGAGCAACTCGCCCCTTGCTGTGGACTGCATGTACAACATCTCTGTGGAGCCCGGTTTCCAAATCATACTCAACTTCAGCAGCACCTTCCACATTGAGGAGATTTACAACCAGGGACCCACCTGCCTCTACCACTGGTTGCTG GTTTCCATCCCAGGAGAAAAGCCCAGGAAGCTTTGTGGTGATAAGAGCCCTGGTGTCCTGCACACTGGCTCCCCCTCTGTTCAACTGGAGTATCACACAGACAACGCAGGGCACAGCCGTGGATGGAGTCTTCACTACACCACCCAGA gggTGGAGTGTGAAATTAGAAGGAGTATCATCAATGGAAGAGTTACCCCGGACTTCGCGCAGTACTTCTACAGAGACTATATCCACGTGCGCTGTGATCTGGGGTACAAACTCATGATG gaTGGGAAGGAGATTAGGAGTTTTAAGTCCATGTGCCAGCACAACGGGAGGTGGCATATGCCTTTACCAGAGTGCAAAA TCATTGATTGTGGAGTTCCCAGACCACTTCTGAATGGGGGAGTCATATTTCTCTCTGGCTCTAACAACGAATACCGCTCAGTCATACAGTACCACTGCATCGAACCTTACTACACTTTCAGAGGCACTAACTATG TAAACTTCACCTGTGCATCAGACCGTAAGTGGAGAGCGAGTGACAATGATGCCATAGTCCCTCCATGCTACCCAG tgtGTGGTCGCCCTTCCGTAGACCTCACTTTGCGTGACAGGGTGTTTGGAGGGAGACCTGCGCCTGAAGGCTCCTTCCCCTGGCAGGTCTTCCTCATGTCAGGAGGTCGAGGAGGAGCGATCGTCATTGCCGACAGGTGGCTCATGACTGCAGCCCACAATCTGGAGAATGCAAAGTATGATAAAGAAAACTTAAAG gtatATGTTGGAAACATCAAAATCAGTGAACTTTTGAAGTTTCCATCACTTGCTATTAGCTCAGTTCACGTCCACCCAGGATATAAGAACAATCACATGAGGACAAATTTTGATAATGACATCGCCTTGATCAAGTTGAACTCCTCCATCACCTTTAACGCCAACGTTATGCCAGTGTGTATTCCTCCACAGGATGCTGAACTCAATACCTTTGG GTTAGTGTCGGGGTTTGGAATGACTGAAGACTGGAACACTGCCGACAATCTCAGATACATCAGTCTCCCAGTCGTGGACCAGGACAAATGCCACATGTGgatagagcaggagagagcaaCACGCAGGGATGTAGCACCACTCACAGCAAACATGTTCTGCGCTGGCCTCCCTGAAGGTAAGAAGGACACATGCTCAGGGGACAGCGGCTCTGCTTTCGTCATGAAGGATGGTGACATGTACTGGGTGGCTGGCATCGTCAGCTGGGGCGTGGACTGTGGCCAGCCTGGGAAGTATGGCATTTACACCCGGGTTACGCAGTATGCAAACTGGATACAGAAGACAATGGAGGAACATTAA